The following are from one region of the Alkalimarinus sediminis genome:
- a CDS encoding Fic family protein, producing the protein MWIWQHDDWPNFTWDNDALAPLLRDVTQLQGRLLGKIDNLGSEQSLESALDAQLQNIVQSSAIEGEALNVESVRSSLAQRLGVKEAGLSETTAQTEGLADLLLDATQNHSEDLTLDRLFKWHRYLFPEDKDSSISFDSINVGELRGDEPMQVVSGPHHKRTVHFEAPARKGLETQIDDFLTWLSESRTDTLLDPLLRAGLAHFWFVTLHPFDDGNGRLARAVSDYVLAQGEQQSIRYYAMAASIMDNRKSYYGILESTQKSGVDITAWMNWFLEILKETFDSALSKIDLVLQKARFWQVHGQDGLKPEQVKVLNRLLDVGPGGFEGGLSAKKYQSLAKVSKATATRHITALLEKGCIVKLEGGGRSTKYDVNWRA; encoded by the coding sequence ATGTGGATTTGGCAACACGACGATTGGCCCAACTTTACATGGGATAACGATGCACTCGCACCATTGCTTCGTGATGTTACCCAGTTGCAGGGGCGCTTACTCGGCAAGATAGATAACCTCGGGTCTGAGCAAAGCTTAGAGTCTGCATTGGACGCACAACTTCAGAACATCGTTCAGTCCTCAGCAATTGAGGGAGAGGCATTGAATGTTGAATCAGTTCGTTCGTCTCTTGCTCAGAGGTTGGGTGTGAAAGAGGCTGGATTGAGTGAAACTACTGCTCAAACGGAAGGTCTAGCAGATTTACTGCTTGATGCGACTCAAAACCATTCAGAAGATTTAACATTAGACCGGCTATTTAAGTGGCATCGATACTTATTTCCTGAAGATAAAGATAGTTCAATCTCTTTTGATAGTATCAATGTTGGAGAGTTACGTGGTGACGAGCCTATGCAAGTTGTCTCGGGACCTCACCATAAACGAACGGTACATTTTGAAGCCCCTGCAAGAAAAGGTTTGGAAACCCAGATAGATGACTTCTTGACCTGGCTTTCGGAAAGTCGCACGGATACGCTCTTAGATCCATTGCTTCGAGCGGGCTTAGCACACTTCTGGTTTGTCACCTTGCATCCATTTGATGATGGGAATGGTCGATTAGCGCGTGCTGTCAGTGATTATGTACTGGCACAGGGAGAGCAACAATCCATTCGCTATTACGCAATGGCGGCTAGCATCATGGATAATCGTAAGTCGTACTATGGCATTCTAGAGTCAACGCAAAAGAGCGGGGTGGATATCACCGCCTGGATGAATTGGTTTTTAGAAATCCTAAAAGAAACTTTCGATTCTGCTCTGTCCAAGATAGACCTTGTGTTACAGAAGGCTAGATTCTGGCAGGTCCACGGGCAAGATGGGTTGAAACCGGAGCAGGTAAAAGTACTTAACCGGTTGTTGGATGTTGGCCCGGGTGGTTTTGAAGGAGGCTTAAGTGCAAAGAAGTATCAGAGTCTGGCGAAAGTAAGCAAAGCAACTGCTACGCGACACATTACGGCGTTATTGGAAAAAGGCTGTATTGTTAAGCTTGAAGGTGGTGGCCGCAGCACGAAATACGATGTTAACTGGCGTGCCTAG